From the Methylobacterium currus genome, one window contains:
- a CDS encoding MarR family winged helix-turn-helix transcriptional regulator — MDRLDLDRLDLLSFVPFRLNRLAAEFSNALAADYARFGIDIPEWRVMATLGMHDGPRSANYVVRCTRTHKSRISRAVGQLTELGFVEKLESDDDRREIMLQLTPKGREVYAELLPLLLAREEKLLSCLSKEQVKAFGDILLNLEQSLGLMNCQQ; from the coding sequence ATGGACCGTTTGGATCTGGACCGATTGGATTTGTTGAGCTTCGTGCCGTTCCGGCTCAATCGCCTCGCGGCCGAGTTCAGCAACGCCCTGGCGGCCGACTACGCGCGCTTCGGCATCGACATCCCGGAATGGCGGGTCATGGCGACCTTGGGGATGCATGACGGGCCGCGCAGCGCCAATTACGTCGTGCGCTGCACCCGCACGCACAAATCCCGTATCAGCCGGGCGGTGGGCCAGCTCACGGAACTCGGTTTCGTCGAGAAGCTGGAAAGTGACGACGACCGCCGCGAGATCATGCTTCAGCTCACGCCGAAGGGCCGGGAAGTCTACGCGGAGTTGCTGCCGCTTCTCCTCGCCCGCGAGGAGAAGCTTCTGTCCTGCCTGAGCAAGGAGCAGGTGAAGGCGTTTGGCGATATCCTGCTCAACCTAGAGCAATCGCTGGGCCTGATGAACTGCCAGCAATGA
- a CDS encoding mannitol dehydrogenase family protein, with the protein MAAVTPPRLSRATLDRLPASVARPAYDVAATTIGIVHLGIGAFHRAHQAVCIDDRLAAGETGWGVCGVSLRSPDTAAALAPQDGLYTVATRSGAGERLRVVGAVRRLLVAPREPEAVLAALTDPAARIVSLTVTEKGYCHDPATAALREDHPDILADLRDPHAPRSLPGFLVEAIARRRRAGLAPFTVLSCDNLPANGHTVAGVLAGFARLRDPDLAAYLAGEVACPSTMVDRIVPATTDSDRAEVSAALGLHDAWPVMAEPFSQWVIEDRFPAGRPRFEEAGAELVADVAPYELMKLRLLNASHSALAYLGYLAGFETIAEVVAEPDCARFAAALMREEVRPTLRMPGSVDLPAYERALLARFANPALRHRTWQIAMDGSQKLPQRLLGTVRDRLAAGAPFPRLALAVAAWMRYVTGRDERGGAIDVRDPLSARLRAIAEEAGPVPERLAPALLAVREVFGTDLPANPVFVAAVTDGLARLSTHGARHAFRAR; encoded by the coding sequence CTGGCCGCTGTGACCCCGCCCCGCCTCTCCCGCGCGACCCTCGACCGGCTGCCCGCCTCCGTCGCCCGGCCGGCCTACGATGTCGCCGCGACGACCATCGGCATCGTGCATCTGGGCATCGGCGCCTTCCACCGCGCCCACCAGGCCGTCTGCATCGACGACCGCCTCGCCGCCGGCGAGACCGGCTGGGGCGTCTGCGGCGTCAGCCTGCGCTCCCCCGACACCGCAGCGGCGCTCGCACCCCAGGACGGGCTCTACACCGTGGCGACCCGCTCCGGCGCGGGCGAGCGGCTGCGGGTCGTCGGCGCGGTGCGCCGGCTCCTCGTCGCCCCGCGCGAGCCCGAGGCGGTGCTTGCGGCCCTCACGGACCCGGCGGCCCGGATCGTCAGCCTGACGGTGACCGAGAAGGGCTATTGCCACGACCCGGCCACGGCTGCGCTCCGGGAGGACCACCCCGACATCCTGGCCGACCTTCGCGATCCGCACGCCCCGCGCAGCTTGCCGGGCTTCCTCGTCGAGGCGATCGCGCGCCGCCGCCGGGCCGGCCTCGCGCCGTTCACGGTCCTGTCCTGCGACAACCTACCGGCGAACGGCCACACCGTCGCGGGCGTGCTGGCGGGTTTCGCCCGGTTGCGCGATCCGGACCTCGCGGCCTACCTCGCCGGGGAGGTCGCCTGCCCGTCGACCATGGTCGACCGCATCGTGCCGGCCACCACCGATTCCGACCGGGCCGAGGTCTCGGCCGCCCTCGGGCTGCATGATGCCTGGCCGGTGATGGCCGAGCCGTTCTCGCAATGGGTGATCGAGGACCGCTTCCCCGCCGGGCGCCCCCGCTTCGAGGAGGCGGGCGCCGAGCTCGTCGCCGACGTGGCGCCCTACGAGCTGATGAAGCTCAGGCTTCTCAATGCCAGCCACTCGGCGCTCGCCTATCTCGGCTACCTCGCCGGGTTCGAGACCATCGCGGAGGTCGTGGCCGAGCCGGATTGCGCGCGCTTTGCCGCGGCGCTGATGCGCGAGGAGGTGCGGCCGACCCTGCGCATGCCGGGGAGCGTCGATCTCCCGGCCTACGAACGCGCGCTGCTTGCGCGCTTCGCCAACCCGGCCCTGCGCCACCGCACCTGGCAGATCGCCATGGACGGCTCGCAGAAGCTGCCGCAGCGCCTGCTCGGCACCGTGCGCGACCGCCTCGCCGCCGGCGCGCCGTTCCCCCGCCTCGCCCTCGCGGTGGCGGCCTGGATGCGCTACGTCACCGGCCGCGACGAGCGCGGGGGCGCGATCGACGTGCGCGATCCGCTGAGCGCCCGGCTGCGCGCCATCGCCGAGGAGGCCGGGCCGGTGCCGGAACGCCTCGCCCCGGCTCTGCTCGCCGTCCGCGAGGTCTTCGGGACCGACCTGCCGGCGAATCCGGTCTTCGTCGCCGCAGTCACGGACGGTCTCGCGCGCCTCTCCACGCACGGCGCCCGCCATGCCTTCCGAGCACGATGA
- the hmgA gene encoding homogentisate 1,2-dioxygenase has translation MNQQTRPLPAGEPAARPIHPGYLSGFGNGFESEALPGALPVGRNSPQKCPYGLYAEQISGSPFTAPRTTNERSWLYRIRPTVMHWGAFRKVDSRLWLTAPAEAADLPPAPLRWDPVPIPAEPLSFVEGIRTMTTAGDAGSQAGMGAHLFVATRSMQDEYFYNADGEMLVVPQEGALRFRTEFGVIDVAPGEIVVIPRGVKIAVELLGGPARGYLCENYGGAFTLPERGPIGANCLANQRDFLTPVAAYEDRDAPGTMLVKWGGTLWAADIAHSPLDVVAWHGNYAPYKYDLRKFSPVGPILFDHADPSIFTVLTSPSETPGTANIDFVIFSDRWLVAENTFRPPWYHLNVMSEFMGLVYGVYDAKTGGGFQPGGASLHNTLLPHGPDVDAFEKASTVDLKPHKLEGTLAFMFETRFPQKVSRFAAETPALQADYGTYGRKLAKHFDPSRPEAR, from the coding sequence ATGAACCAGCAGACCCGCCCCCTTCCCGCCGGCGAACCCGCCGCGCGACCGATCCACCCGGGCTACCTGTCGGGATTCGGCAACGGCTTCGAGAGCGAGGCCCTGCCCGGCGCGCTGCCGGTCGGCCGCAACTCGCCGCAGAAATGCCCCTACGGCCTCTACGCCGAGCAGATCTCCGGCTCGCCCTTCACCGCACCCCGCACCACCAACGAGCGCTCCTGGCTCTACCGCATCCGCCCCACCGTCATGCATTGGGGCGCCTTCCGGAAGGTCGATTCCCGCCTCTGGCTCACCGCGCCCGCCGAGGCCGCCGACCTGCCGCCCGCACCCCTGCGCTGGGATCCCGTCCCGATCCCGGCCGAGCCGCTGTCCTTCGTCGAGGGCATCCGCACCATGACGACGGCCGGCGATGCCGGATCCCAGGCCGGCATGGGGGCGCATCTCTTCGTCGCCACCCGCTCGATGCAGGACGAGTACTTCTACAACGCCGACGGCGAGATGCTGGTCGTGCCGCAGGAGGGCGCGCTCCGCTTCCGCACCGAGTTCGGCGTCATCGACGTCGCGCCCGGCGAGATCGTGGTGATCCCGCGCGGCGTGAAGATCGCGGTCGAGCTGCTCGGCGGACCGGCCCGGGGCTATCTGTGCGAGAATTACGGCGGCGCCTTCACCCTGCCGGAGCGCGGCCCGATCGGCGCCAATTGCCTGGCCAACCAGCGCGATTTCCTCACGCCGGTGGCCGCCTACGAGGATCGCGACGCCCCCGGCACGATGCTGGTGAAGTGGGGCGGCACTCTCTGGGCCGCCGACATCGCCCACTCGCCCCTCGACGTCGTCGCCTGGCACGGCAACTACGCGCCCTACAAGTACGACCTGAGAAAATTCTCGCCGGTCGGCCCGATCCTGTTCGATCACGCCGACCCGTCGATCTTCACGGTGCTGACCTCGCCCTCCGAGACGCCCGGCACCGCCAATATCGATTTCGTGATCTTCTCCGACCGCTGGCTGGTGGCGGAGAACACCTTCCGGCCGCCCTGGTACCACCTCAACGTGATGAGCGAGTTCATGGGGCTGGTCTACGGGGTCTACGACGCCAAGACCGGCGGCGGCTTCCAGCCGGGCGGCGCTTCGCTGCACAACACGCTCCTGCCGCACGGGCCGGACGTCGACGCCTTCGAGAAGGCCTCGACCGTCGACCTCAAGCCGCACAAGCTGGAGGGGACGCTGGCCTTCATGTTCGAGACGCGGTTCCCCCAGAAGGTCAGCCGCTTCGCCGCCGAGACCCCCGCCCTGCAGGCCGATTACGGGACTTACGGGCGCAAGCTGGCGAAGCATTTCGACCCGAGCCGGCCGGAGGCACGCTGA
- a CDS encoding FAD-dependent oxidoreductase — protein sequence MTAHPRFAYTPPPEAAEPGRRRPVVVIGAGPVGLTCAIDLATRGVPVVVLDDDDTVATGSRAICWAKRTLEIWDRLGLGQRMVDKGVTWSVGRVFRRDQELYRFDLLPESGHRRPAFINLQQYYVEDYLIARAADFPELIELRWKNEVTGLTQDAEGVRLDVATPDGAYRLDAEWVIAADGARSAIRTRMGLPFPGQRFEERFLIADVKMKADFPTERLFWFEPTFHAGQSALLHRQPDDVFRIDFQLGPEADPELERQPERVMPRVRAVIGEDTPVSLEWCSVYSFRCARLERFVHDRVVFVGDSAHVVSPFGARGGNGGIQDADNLCWKLALVLRGDAPESLIATYDEERGHAADENILNSSRTTNFMTPKTKAERHFRDGVLDLAAASPFARSLLNAGRLSRPCRLAGMSLQTPDPDPQAEGLHPGDPCIDAPVVDASGRAGWLLDQLGGPFTLLVFAGAEAPDLGRLQGLVASLRSVVVAERPLAVPGAEVLLDAEGIAGLRYGAKPGAAYLIRPDAHVAARFAEIDAEQVAAALARASGRSGTAVREAA from the coding sequence ATGACCGCTCATCCTCGCTTCGCCTACACGCCACCGCCCGAGGCGGCCGAGCCGGGCCGCCGCCGCCCGGTCGTGGTGATCGGTGCCGGGCCGGTCGGCCTCACCTGCGCCATCGACCTGGCGACCCGCGGCGTGCCGGTGGTGGTGCTCGACGACGACGACACCGTGGCGACCGGCAGCCGGGCGATCTGCTGGGCCAAGCGCACCCTGGAGATCTGGGACCGGCTCGGACTCGGCCAGCGCATGGTCGACAAGGGCGTCACCTGGAGCGTGGGCCGCGTCTTCCGCCGCGACCAGGAACTCTACCGGTTCGATCTGCTGCCCGAGAGCGGCCACCGCCGCCCGGCCTTCATCAACCTGCAGCAATACTACGTCGAGGATTACCTGATCGCGCGGGCGGCGGATTTTCCGGAGCTGATCGAGCTGCGCTGGAAGAACGAGGTCACGGGCCTGACGCAGGACGCGGAAGGCGTGCGCCTCGACGTCGCGACGCCGGACGGCGCCTACCGCCTCGACGCGGAATGGGTGATCGCCGCCGACGGGGCGCGCTCAGCCATCAGGACCCGGATGGGGCTGCCTTTCCCCGGCCAGCGCTTCGAGGAGCGTTTCCTCATCGCCGACGTCAAGATGAAGGCGGACTTCCCGACCGAGCGCCTGTTCTGGTTTGAGCCGACCTTCCATGCCGGGCAGAGCGCGCTCCTGCACCGCCAGCCCGACGACGTCTTCCGCATCGATTTCCAGCTCGGCCCCGAGGCCGACCCGGAGCTGGAGCGGCAGCCGGAACGGGTGATGCCCCGCGTCAGGGCCGTCATCGGCGAGGACACGCCGGTCAGCCTCGAATGGTGCTCGGTCTACTCGTTCCGCTGCGCCCGGCTCGAGCGCTTCGTGCACGACCGCGTGGTGTTCGTCGGCGACAGCGCCCACGTGGTCAGCCCCTTCGGGGCGCGGGGCGGCAATGGCGGCATCCAGGACGCCGACAACCTGTGCTGGAAGCTGGCACTGGTGCTGCGCGGCGATGCGCCGGAGAGCCTGATCGCGACCTATGACGAGGAGCGCGGTCATGCTGCTGACGAGAACATCCTGAATTCGAGCCGCACCACCAACTTCATGACGCCGAAGACCAAGGCCGAGCGGCATTTTCGCGACGGGGTGCTGGATCTCGCCGCCGCGTCGCCCTTCGCCCGCTCGCTCCTCAATGCCGGCCGCCTGTCGCGGCCGTGCCGCCTCGCCGGGATGTCGCTCCAGACCCCGGATCCTGACCCGCAGGCCGAGGGCCTCCATCCCGGCGATCCCTGCATCGACGCGCCGGTCGTCGACGCCTCCGGCCGTGCCGGATGGCTGCTCGACCAGCTCGGCGGGCCGTTCACGCTGCTGGTCTTCGCTGGCGCCGAGGCGCCGGATCTCGGCCGGCTTCAGGGCCTCGTGGCCTCGTTGCGCAGCGTCGTCGTCGCCGAGCGCCCGCTGGCGGTGCCGGGGGCCGAGGTGCTGCTCGACGCCGAGGGCATCGCCGGGCTGCGCTACGGCGCCAAGCCGGGTGCGGCCTACCTGATCCGGCCCGACGCGCATGTCGCGGCCCGCTTCGCGGAGATCGACGCGGAGCAGGTGGCTGCGGCGCTCGCCCGGGCGAGCGGACGATCCGGCACTGCGGTTCGGGAGGCGGCGTGA
- the fahA gene encoding fumarylacetoacetase — MTSLDQTHDAALRSWVKGADGHPDFPIQNLPLGVFSPADGVMRPGIAIGDQILDLTALLGTGLLQGEEALAAEAAGGTALNSLLALGAGPRRALRARLSELLRAGSPERDRVAPLLHDAATCTLHLPAAIGDYTDFYVGIHHAENIGKQFRPDNPLLPNYKHVPIGYHGRASSIRPSGTPVRRPRGQSKAPDAAEPSFGPSRRLDLELELGVWIGPGNELGTPIPIGVAPAHIAGYCLLNDWSARDIQAWEYQPLGPFLAKNFASTISPWIVTPEALAPFRIAQAARPAGDPTPLPYLLDESDQSGGAFDLRLDVFLVTPRLREAGHPPHRISASNTRHMYWTMAQMVAHHTSGGCNLQPGDLLGTGTISGPERDACGSLVEATLGGKEPIRLASGEERRFLEDGDEIILRARGIREGFATIGFGECRAVILGAVA, encoded by the coding sequence ATGACGAGTCTCGACCAGACGCACGACGCGGCCCTGCGCTCCTGGGTGAAGGGAGCCGACGGGCATCCCGACTTCCCGATCCAGAACCTGCCGCTCGGGGTGTTCTCGCCCGCCGACGGTGTGATGCGGCCGGGCATCGCCATCGGCGACCAGATCCTCGACCTGACGGCCCTGCTCGGCACCGGCCTGCTCCAGGGCGAGGAGGCCCTTGCCGCCGAGGCCGCCGGGGGAACGGCCCTCAACTCGCTCCTCGCCCTCGGGGCGGGGCCGCGCCGCGCCCTGCGGGCGCGCCTGTCGGAGCTGCTCCGCGCGGGGTCGCCCGAGCGCGACCGGGTCGCACCGCTCCTGCACGACGCAGCCACCTGCACGCTGCACCTGCCGGCGGCCATCGGCGACTACACCGACTTCTACGTCGGCATCCACCACGCCGAGAACATCGGCAAGCAGTTCCGGCCGGACAACCCGCTGCTGCCGAACTACAAGCACGTGCCGATCGGCTATCACGGCCGCGCCTCCTCGATCCGGCCCTCTGGCACGCCGGTGCGCCGGCCGCGCGGGCAGTCCAAGGCGCCGGACGCGGCCGAGCCGTCCTTCGGACCGTCGCGCCGGCTCGACCTCGAACTCGAGCTCGGGGTGTGGATCGGCCCCGGCAACGAGCTCGGCACGCCGATCCCGATCGGCGTGGCCCCGGCGCACATCGCCGGCTACTGCCTGCTCAACGACTGGTCGGCCCGGGACATTCAGGCCTGGGAATATCAGCCGCTCGGCCCCTTCCTCGCCAAGAACTTCGCCTCGACGATCTCGCCCTGGATCGTCACGCCCGAGGCGCTGGCACCGTTCCGCATCGCCCAGGCGGCCCGTCCGGCGGGCGACCCGACGCCCCTGCCCTACCTGCTCGACGAATCCGACCAGAGCGGCGGCGCCTTCGATCTGCGGCTCGACGTGTTCCTGGTGACGCCTCGCTTGCGCGAGGCGGGCCATCCCCCGCACCGGATCTCGGCCTCGAACACGCGGCACATGTACTGGACCATGGCGCAGATGGTGGCCCATCACACCAGCGGCGGCTGCAACCTCCAGCCGGGCGACCTGCTCGGCACCGGGACGATCTCCGGGCCGGAGCGCGACGCCTGCGGCAGCCTCGTCGAGGCGACCCTCGGGGGCAAGGAGCCGATCCGCCTCGCCTCGGGCGAGGAGCGCCGGTTCCTGGAGGACGGCGACGAGATCATCCTGCGGGCCCGCGGAATCCGCGAGGGCTTCGCGACGATCGGGTTCGGCGAGTGCCGGGCGGTCATTCTCGGAGCCGTCGCATGA
- a CDS encoding MBL fold metallo-hydrolase — MSKGFASQADLVEKQETFSELAPGVYALTAEGDPNSGIVIGDDSVLVIDARATPRMAGDLVRRVREVTDKPIRHVLLTHYHAVRVLGVAGYPDRVNVIASDVARAMIVERGQQDMDSEIQRFPRLFRGREEIPGLTWPTLTFHGEMTLWLGSREVRIIHAGRGHTAGDTIAWLPKEKVLFSGDLVEYGATPYCGDAHFQDWPATLDRLEALGPVALVPGRGEALTTPDRIREGIEGTRAFLRDLYAIAREGVAAGHDLKAVYDRAMSEMRPTYGHWVIFEHCMPFDVSRAYDEAKGIDTPRIWTAERDIEMWRALEG, encoded by the coding sequence ATGAGCAAGGGTTTCGCCAGCCAGGCCGACCTCGTCGAGAAGCAGGAGACCTTCTCGGAGCTGGCGCCGGGCGTCTATGCGCTGACCGCCGAGGGCGACCCGAATTCCGGCATCGTGATCGGCGACGATTCGGTGCTGGTGATCGATGCCCGCGCCACCCCGCGCATGGCCGGCGACCTGGTGCGGCGCGTCCGCGAGGTCACCGACAAGCCGATCCGTCACGTGCTGCTCACCCACTACCACGCCGTGCGGGTGCTCGGCGTCGCCGGCTATCCGGACCGGGTCAACGTGATCGCCAGCGACGTCGCCCGGGCGATGATCGTCGAGCGCGGGCAGCAGGACATGGATTCGGAGATCCAGCGCTTCCCGCGGCTCTTCCGCGGGCGCGAGGAGATCCCGGGCCTGACCTGGCCGACCCTGACCTTCCACGGCGAGATGACCCTGTGGCTCGGCTCGCGCGAGGTGCGGATCATCCATGCCGGGCGCGGCCACACCGCCGGCGACACCATCGCGTGGCTGCCGAAGGAAAAGGTGCTGTTTTCCGGCGACCTCGTCGAGTACGGCGCCACGCCCTATTGCGGCGACGCGCATTTCCAGGACTGGCCCGCCACCCTCGACCGCCTGGAGGCCTTGGGTCCCGTCGCCCTGGTGCCGGGCCGCGGCGAGGCGCTGACGACGCCCGACCGGATCCGCGAGGGGATCGAGGGCACCCGCGCCTTCCTGCGCGACCTCTACGCCATCGCCCGCGAGGGCGTGGCCGCCGGGCACGACCTGAAGGCCGTCTACGACCGGGCGATGAGCGAGATGCGGCCGACATACGGGCACTGGGTCATCTTCGAGCACTGCATGCCGTTCGACGTGAGCCGCGCCTACGACGAGGCGAAGGGGATCGATACGCCCCGGATCTGGACTGCCGAACGCGACATCGAGATGTGGCGGGCGCTGGAAGGCTGA
- a CDS encoding ABC transporter substrate-binding protein has protein sequence MPKARLKRSSKRSSKRSSLLLCAAAALSLALPAGRAAAQISGDAVRIGVLTDMSGPFSDIGGKGSVLAAEMAAQDFGGTVKGKPIQIVSADHQNKPDVGSSIARAWFDRDGIDAVADLPVTSVALAVLEITREKKRTALIAGAAASDLTGRFCSPTSTHWADDSTALASGTAKAVTKAGEASWFFITADYAFGQAMERDATAAVTAAGGTVKGHVRHPLATPDFSSYLLQAQASQAQVIGLASAGGDTINAIKQAAEFGIAGSGQRVAGFLVFLSDVHSVGLPVAKGLLVSTGFYWDQNEAARAFGKRFFAKTGRMPTKQQASVYASVTQYLKAVDATGTDEAGPVNRTMREMPVDYFGHPASIRADGRVLYDLTLYEVKAPAESKAPYDYYKPLATIPAAEAFRSEGESGCTLAR, from the coding sequence ATGCCCAAGGCCAGGCTCAAGAGGTCTTCCAAGAGGTCTTCCAAGAGGTCTTCCCTGCTCCTCTGCGCGGCAGCCGCCCTGAGCCTCGCTCTGCCGGCCGGGCGGGCCGCCGCGCAGATCTCCGGCGACGCCGTCAGGATCGGCGTCCTCACCGACATGTCCGGCCCCTTCAGCGACATCGGCGGCAAGGGCTCGGTGCTGGCTGCCGAGATGGCGGCGCAGGATTTCGGCGGCACGGTGAAGGGCAAGCCGATCCAGATCGTCTCGGCCGACCATCAGAACAAGCCGGATGTCGGCTCGTCCATCGCCCGGGCCTGGTTCGACCGCGACGGGATCGATGCCGTCGCCGACCTGCCGGTGACCTCGGTGGCGCTCGCGGTGCTGGAGATCACCCGCGAGAAGAAGCGGACCGCCCTCATCGCCGGGGCGGCGGCATCGGACCTCACCGGACGGTTCTGCTCGCCCACCTCGACCCACTGGGCCGATGACAGCACCGCTTTGGCGAGCGGCACCGCCAAGGCGGTCACGAAGGCCGGCGAGGCATCCTGGTTCTTCATCACGGCGGATTACGCCTTCGGGCAGGCGATGGAGCGCGACGCGACGGCGGCCGTGACGGCGGCGGGCGGGACCGTGAAGGGCCATGTGCGCCACCCGCTCGCGACGCCCGACTTCTCGTCCTACCTGCTTCAGGCCCAGGCCTCGCAGGCGCAGGTGATCGGGCTCGCGAGCGCCGGCGGCGACACCATCAACGCGATCAAGCAGGCCGCCGAGTTCGGCATCGCCGGCAGCGGGCAGCGGGTCGCCGGGTTCCTGGTCTTCCTCAGCGACGTGCACAGCGTCGGGCTTCCGGTGGCCAAGGGGCTCCTCGTCTCGACCGGCTTCTACTGGGACCAGAACGAGGCGGCGCGCGCCTTCGGCAAGCGCTTCTTCGCCAAGACCGGCCGGATGCCGACGAAGCAGCAGGCCTCCGTCTACGCGTCCGTGACCCAGTACCTGAAGGCCGTGGACGCCACCGGCACCGACGAGGCCGGCCCCGTCAACCGGACGATGCGCGAGATGCCGGTCGATTATTTCGGGCATCCCGCTTCGATCCGGGCCGATGGGCGCGTGCTCTACGACCTGACCCTCTACGAGGTGAAGGCTCCTGCCGAGAGCAAGGCGCCTTACGATTACTACAAGCCGCTCGCCACGATCCCGGCCGCCGAGGCGTTCCGGTCCGAGGGCGAGAGCGGCTGCACGCTCGCGCGTTGA
- a CDS encoding DUF2783 domain-containing protein gives MTALLRQGDGFAGRADEVYESLIRAHHALSDEESAALNARLVLILAHEVGDPGVLAEAIALARASLRPASLDHARPDHNQP, from the coding sequence ATGACGGCCTTGCTCAGACAGGGAGACGGCTTCGCCGGGCGGGCGGACGAGGTCTACGAGAGCCTGATCCGCGCGCATCACGCCTTGAGCGATGAGGAGAGCGCGGCGCTCAACGCGCGGCTCGTGCTGATCCTCGCCCACGAGGTCGGCGATCCCGGGGTGCTGGCGGAGGCGATCGCGCTCGCCCGGGCTTCGCTGCGCCCGGCGAGCCTGGACCACGCCCGCCCGGATCACAACCAACCCTGA
- a CDS encoding PAS domain-containing protein: MTVSELNFFSPDFDRLINDLDLLGSWRWDFTTETQVWSNGLFRLLGLNRRTTKPHYGSFASLIHPEDRAALATASEIRHGVALPNARIRIIRPDGTIRTLDSRTEIRWTPDGRPRMADGVVIDITNPHALARAHLIERRHRGALFTHSGFLYTPISLDMKFDFPPEAALAFGRSLEEINADATVRIIPEDRTMFIEHAIQQHQAGSMFQVMAKVHLRRHGPQPFRILSVPVRDERGVIVGRAGLSYRSDMGSPPIVGTLRDGLEQGVRAHHLRAARAMLGWSMTTLAQASGLSLSTVKRLEENAGPQGHRSHHSAIAALRRSGAPVSASSPWTTALSRSPRPDRPVPICGALPPRHVSDDRPAALNLFEHSEGVLDWQAP, translated from the coding sequence GTGACAGTTTCCGAGCTTAACTTCTTTTCTCCGGATTTCGATCGATTGATCAATGATCTCGACCTGCTCGGCAGCTGGCGATGGGACTTCACAACCGAGACGCAAGTCTGGTCGAACGGATTGTTTCGACTGCTCGGGCTGAACCGGCGGACGACGAAGCCACATTACGGCTCCTTCGCCAGCCTCATCCACCCGGAGGATCGAGCGGCGCTCGCGACAGCGAGCGAGATACGGCACGGCGTAGCCCTGCCCAATGCCAGGATCCGAATCATCCGGCCCGATGGCACGATCCGGACTCTCGATAGTCGAACGGAGATTCGCTGGACGCCGGACGGACGGCCCCGCATGGCGGATGGCGTGGTCATCGACATTACGAACCCTCACGCCCTCGCCCGGGCGCACCTCATCGAGCGGAGGCACCGCGGAGCGCTGTTCACGCATAGCGGGTTCCTCTACACGCCGATCAGCCTCGATATGAAGTTCGACTTCCCGCCGGAAGCGGCGCTCGCCTTCGGACGAAGCCTCGAGGAGATCAACGCGGACGCCACGGTGAGGATCATCCCCGAGGATCGCACCATGTTCATCGAGCATGCCATTCAGCAGCATCAAGCTGGATCCATGTTCCAGGTGATGGCGAAGGTGCACCTACGCCGCCACGGCCCGCAGCCATTCAGGATCCTGTCGGTGCCCGTCCGCGACGAGCGCGGAGTGATCGTCGGCCGAGCTGGCCTGTCCTACCGGTCGGACATGGGCTCGCCCCCGATCGTCGGCACGCTGCGCGACGGGCTCGAACAGGGGGTGCGGGCCCATCACCTGCGAGCAGCCCGCGCCATGCTCGGCTGGTCGATGACGACGCTCGCCCAGGCCAGCGGATTGTCGCTGTCGACGGTCAAGCGCCTGGAAGAGAATGCGGGCCCGCAAGGGCATCGATCGCATCACAGCGCCATCGCGGCGCTCCGGCGCTCCGGCGCTCCGGTATCCGCTTCCTCGCCATGGACGACAGCACTATCGCGATCGCCAAGGCCTGACCGGCCCGTACCGATCTGCGGAGCGCTCCCGCCTCGTCACGTCAGCGATGATCGTCCGGCTGCATTAAACCTGTTTGAGCACAGCGAGGGTGTCCTTGATTGGCAAGCACCATGA